One segment of Prionailurus bengalensis isolate Pbe53 chromosome D4, Fcat_Pben_1.1_paternal_pri, whole genome shotgun sequence DNA contains the following:
- the LOC122475391 gene encoding allergen Fel d 4 yields the protein MKLLLLCLGLILVCAHEEENVVRSNIDISKISGEWYSILLASDVKEKIEENGSMRVFVEHIKALDNSSLSFVFHTKENGKCTEVFLVADKTEDGVYSVVYDGYNIFSIVETVYDEYLLLHLLNFDKKRPFQLVEFYARKPDVSQKLKEKFVKYCQEHGIVNIVDLTEVDRCLQARGSEVAQDSSVE from the exons ATGAAGCTGCTGTTGCTGTGTCTAGGGCTGATTCTAGTCTGTGCCCATGAGGAAGAAAACGTTGTGAGAAGCAACATCGATATTTCAAAG ATTTCAGGAGAGTGGTATTCCATTCTCTTGGCTTCAGATGTTAaggaaaagatagaagaaaatggTAGCATGAGGGTTTTTGTCGAACACATCAAAGCCCTGGACAACTCTTCTCTGTCCTTTGTATTTCATACAAA AGAGAACGGAAAGTGTACTGAAGTATTTCTGGTTGCTGACAAAACAGAGGATGGTGTATATAGTGTTGTGT ATGATGGATACAATATATTTAGCATAGTTGAAACGGTCTATGATGAGTATCTCCTGTTACATCTTCTGAATTTTGACAAGAAGAGACCATTCCAACTGGTAGAGTTCTATG CCCGAAAACCAGATGTGAGCCAAAAACTCAAGGAAAAGTTTGTGAAATACTGCCAAGAACATGGGATTGTTAACATAGTTGACCTGACTGAAGTTG ATCGCTGTTTACAGGCCCGAGGAAGTGAAGTGGCCCAGGACTCCAG tGTTGAGTGA